Proteins co-encoded in one Ponticoccus alexandrii genomic window:
- a CDS encoding class I SAM-dependent methyltransferase: MSSSRLSHAVTSGGLVLPDSGPVVLYGAPGDAALPVAAEHARVVQGFRPDVEAWEARGLPVSPALPDKAVAVIVTLPRARDLAEDRIARAAALATDLVVVDGAKTDGIEAIAKALRSRVEVLGQVSKAHGKCLWFRSEGAGQALSGWRRPDRLDTPDGITAPGVFSADGADPASVALAAALPATLKGRVADLGAGWGWLSGEILTRSGITSLDLVEADHSALTCARANVTDPRAAFHWADATRWAPAAPLDAVIMNPPFHSGRRADPALGRAFIEVAARVLAPHGQLWLVANRHLPYETALDTLFRDTTEIGGDSRFKILQAARKRR, encoded by the coding sequence ATGAGCAGTTCACGCCTCTCCCACGCCGTCACCTCCGGCGGACTTGTCCTGCCCGACAGCGGCCCGGTCGTATTGTATGGTGCACCCGGCGACGCCGCGCTGCCGGTCGCGGCAGAGCACGCCCGCGTGGTGCAGGGCTTCCGCCCCGACGTCGAGGCATGGGAGGCCCGGGGGCTGCCGGTCTCTCCTGCCCTGCCCGACAAGGCCGTCGCCGTCATCGTGACCCTGCCCCGCGCCCGCGATCTGGCAGAGGACCGCATCGCCCGCGCCGCCGCCCTTGCCACCGACCTCGTGGTGGTCGACGGGGCCAAGACGGATGGCATCGAGGCTATCGCGAAGGCCCTGCGCAGCCGCGTCGAGGTGCTGGGGCAGGTGTCCAAGGCCCATGGCAAATGCCTGTGGTTCCGGTCCGAGGGCGCCGGGCAGGCGCTGTCCGGCTGGCGGCGCCCCGACAGGCTCGACACCCCGGACGGCATCACCGCGCCCGGCGTCTTTTCCGCCGATGGGGCCGACCCGGCCTCTGTCGCCCTGGCCGCGGCCCTGCCTGCCACGCTGAAGGGACGCGTCGCGGATCTTGGCGCGGGCTGGGGCTGGCTCTCGGGCGAGATCCTGACCCGGTCCGGCATCACATCGCTGGACCTTGTCGAGGCCGACCACAGCGCCCTGACCTGCGCCCGGGCCAATGTCACCGATCCGCGCGCGGCCTTTCACTGGGCCGATGCCACCCGCTGGGCGCCCGCCGCGCCGCTGGATGCGGTGATCATGAACCCGCCTTTCCACAGCGGGCGCCGCGCCGACCCCGCCCTTGGCCGCGCCTTCATCGAGGTCGCCGCCCGCGTTCTTGCCCCGCATGGGCAGCTTTGGCTTGTAGCCAACCGCCACCTGCCCTACGAGACCGCGCTCGACACGCTGTTTCGTGATACGACCGAGATCGGCGGCGACTCCCGCTTCAAGATCCTGCAGGCCGCGCGCAAGCGGCGCTGA
- the clpS gene encoding ATP-dependent Clp protease adapter ClpS yields MPPRGSDDDGDASIAVKTRTRTQRPPLYKVLLLNDDYTPMEFVVHVLERFFGMTHAQAFEIMLTVHKKGVAVVGVFSHEIAETKVGQVMDFARRHQHPLQCTMEKE; encoded by the coding sequence ATGCCGCCCCGCGGCAGCGATGACGACGGGGACGCCTCGATTGCCGTCAAGACCCGCACAAGGACCCAGCGCCCGCCGCTTTACAAGGTGCTGCTGCTGAACGACGACTATACGCCGATGGAATTCGTGGTCCACGTACTGGAGCGTTTCTTCGGCATGACCCATGCGCAGGCCTTCGAGATCATGCTGACCGTCCACAAGAAGGGCGTCGCGGTTGTCGGCGTCTTCAGCCACGAAATCGCGGAAACCAAGGTGGGGCAGGTGATGGACTTCGCCCGCCGTCATCAGCACCCGCTGCAATGCACGATGGAAAAGGAATAG
- a CDS encoding SDR family NAD(P)-dependent oxidoreductase, producing the protein MSFSIAGKTAIITGAANGVGLAIARHFANKGANVMLADIDEERLSQECDNADEDSQIRYHAGDLREKLTMANLLSATLDAFDRVDILINGSRQMLPSDPLDCSDDTVMQLLDQNLMTAYRMSQLVARRMIKQAEKQDGDDGQVGAIVNLSSIAARRTHPDLLGYSVSCAALDQMTRSMAVALAPERIRVNAVAFGSVMSASLKDSLKAHKTYRSDIEDHTPLGRIAAPRELAEAVQFLSCDGAGFVTGQIITVDGGRTLLDPVAAPAH; encoded by the coding sequence ATGAGCTTCTCCATCGCAGGCAAGACCGCCATCATCACCGGCGCGGCCAATGGCGTCGGCCTCGCCATCGCGCGGCACTTCGCGAACAAGGGCGCCAACGTCATGCTGGCGGACATCGACGAAGAGCGCCTGTCGCAGGAATGCGACAACGCGGACGAGGACAGCCAGATCCGTTACCACGCCGGCGACCTGCGCGAAAAGCTGACCATGGCGAACCTGCTGTCGGCAACGCTGGACGCGTTCGACCGGGTCGACATCCTGATCAACGGCTCGCGGCAGATGCTGCCTTCGGACCCGCTGGACTGTAGCGACGACACGGTGATGCAGCTGCTGGACCAGAACCTGATGACCGCCTACCGCATGTCGCAACTGGTGGCGCGGCGGATGATCAAGCAGGCAGAGAAGCAGGACGGCGACGACGGTCAGGTCGGCGCCATCGTCAACCTGTCCTCGATCGCCGCGCGGCGCACGCATCCCGACCTGCTGGGCTACTCGGTCAGCTGCGCCGCGCTGGACCAGATGACGCGATCGATGGCCGTCGCGCTGGCGCCGGAACGCATCCGGGTGAACGCCGTGGCCTTCGGCTCGGTCATGTCGGCCAGCCTCAAGGATTCGCTGAAGGCCCACAAGACCTACCGCTCGGACATCGAGGACCACACGCCGCTGGGCCGCATCGCCGCACCGCGAGAGCTGGCCGAGGCGGTGCAGTTCCTGTCCTGTGACGGGGCGGGCTTCGTCACCGGGCAGATCATCACGGTGGACGGCGGGCGCACCCTGCTCGACCCGGTCGCCGCCCCCGCGCATTGA
- the hemF gene encoding oxygen-dependent coproporphyrinogen oxidase, which produces MAEEKARASAWFRELRDQIVAAFEGLEDSHHRGPLRDLAPGRFDVSETTRHSDDGSDAGGGLMSVMRDGRVFEKVGVNVSTVYGTLGAAAQQAMAARGVPGIAGDPRFWASGISLVAHMQNPHCPAVHMNTRMFWTPGAWWFGGGSDLNPCLEYAEDTAHFHATQEAHLAPHGADLYPRLKEWADEYFYIPHRKRARGVGGIFMDDRNSGDWEADFALTQDIGRAFLPAFVPLIEKRRPLPFGKPEREAQLVHRGLYAEYNLVYDRGTKFGLATGHDANAVLMSLPPLAKWV; this is translated from the coding sequence ATGGCAGAGGAAAAGGCCCGCGCAAGCGCGTGGTTCCGGGAATTGCGCGACCAGATCGTCGCCGCCTTCGAAGGGCTGGAGGACAGCCACCACAGGGGCCCGCTCCGCGACCTTGCCCCCGGGCGCTTCGACGTCAGCGAGACGACACGCCACTCCGACGACGGCTCCGACGCAGGCGGCGGCCTGATGAGCGTCATGCGCGACGGACGGGTCTTCGAGAAGGTCGGCGTGAATGTCTCGACGGTCTACGGCACGCTGGGTGCGGCGGCGCAGCAGGCCATGGCGGCGCGCGGCGTGCCGGGCATCGCCGGGGACCCGCGCTTCTGGGCCTCGGGCATCAGCCTCGTCGCCCATATGCAGAACCCCCATTGCCCCGCCGTCCACATGAACACGCGGATGTTCTGGACCCCGGGCGCCTGGTGGTTCGGCGGCGGATCGGACCTGAATCCCTGCCTCGAATACGCCGAGGACACCGCGCATTTCCACGCCACGCAAGAGGCCCATCTGGCGCCCCACGGCGCCGACCTCTACCCGCGCCTGAAGGAATGGGCGGACGAGTATTTCTACATCCCGCACCGCAAACGCGCCCGCGGCGTCGGCGGCATCTTCATGGACGACCGCAACTCCGGCGACTGGGAGGCCGACTTCGCCCTGACGCAGGACATCGGCCGCGCCTTCCTGCCCGCCTTCGTGCCGCTGATCGAAAAGCGCCGCCCCCTGCCCTTCGGCAAGCCCGAACGCGAGGCCCAGCTGGTGCATCGCGGCCTCTACGCCGAATACAACCTCGTCTACGATCGCGGCACCAAATTCGGCCTCGCCACCGGCCACGACGCCAACGCCGTCCTCATGAGCCTGCCGCCGCTCGCCAAGTGGGTTTGA